In the genome of Pseudanabaena mucicola str. Chao 1806, the window TATCTGATGGCACATTACGATATTCAGGCAAGCGTTTCCATCGTCCCTGCGTTAATTCCTGTAACGCAACTTTGTAATTACCCAATGCAGGAATAGCAAGTAACGCTTCTGCAAATTTCTGCATGTGAGGGTCAAGCCATTTACGAATAAAAGCTAAATCTTGGGTATTGATATATAGTGAAGCCATTAAAGCTTCAAGGGCATCAGCAAGTAGTGATCGCAAAGCCTGCGAATCATTACGAGCAGCATTAGAAACGACAACATATCTTTGTAATTCGTAGCTACTAGCAATTTCTGCTAAAGTCTTGTCACTGACTAAATGCGATCGTAAAGCTGCCAAATCTCCTACTGAGCGATCGCTATAACGTTCTTGCAAAAATAAACTCACCGATAGGCGCAAAACACTATCACCAACAAACTCTAATTGATCGTTGTTATAACTAGTCGAAAAGCTAGGATGTACTAAAGCGCGATCAATTAATAACCAGTCAAAACCATAAGGTTTGACCTGTTCTAATTTTGCTTGCTCTAATCCCATTTGTGCTAATAATCGAACTAATTCTCTTTGGCGGCGTGGATCAATGGTGGATGACATGAGCTTTGCAGATACAATTACAGCAACTTTATCAACATGATCGTAGTTCATCGTAACCATGACTAAAAGGTTTTTCTCACTACTTTGTATGGCTTTACTCGCTACCGTAACCATGATTTGGATCGTAGCTTGTCAACCTAGCACCCCACCAACTACAAATAGTAACAGTCCAACTACAAACTCCACAGCTACAACTACCACAGGTTCAGGAGGTGGAGGCGTAAAAGATAATCTTCGTTTAGGAGCATTATTACCTGCTACAGGTGATCTCTCATCGATTGGTGCACCGATGATCAAATCCATCGATTTCCTTGTTGACACAGTGAATAAATGCGGTGGTGTTCTTGGTAAGCCGATCACTTATTTTAAAGAAGATGATCGCACTGATCCCCCCGCAGGTGCAGAGGCAACCACCAAATTAGTGAAGGTTGATAATGTTGGTGGTATCGTTGGCGCGTTTGCCAGCAGTGTATCGACCGCAGCCTTGGCGATCGCTGTCCCCAATAAAGTCGTAATGGTTTCTCCTGGCAGCACCAGCCCTGTATTTACCGAACGCGCCAAGAAAGGCGAATTTAATAGTTATTGGTATCGCACTGCCCCACCCGACACCTACCAAGCGGTCGCCCTTGCCAATCTTGCTTACAAAAAAGGTGCACGCAAAGTTGCTACTCTCGTAATCAACAATGACTATGGCGTGGGTTTTGAGAAGTCCTTCGTGGCAGCATTTGAAAAGATCGGCGGCACAATTGTGAATAAAAACAAGCCCACTCGCTACGATCCCAAAGCAACTACCTTTGAGGCGGAAGCGAAGTCAGCCTTTGGTAGCAAACCAGATGCAGTTGCAGCAATTCTCTATCCCGATTCTGGTGGTGCAGTAATTAAGGCAGCTTTTGAGCAAGGTTTAACAAAAGATGTCAAAATCTTGTTGACAGATGGTGTAAAAACTGAAGACTTTCCTAAACTGATCGGCAATACTCCTGAAGGTAAACTCATCCTCGCAGGTGCACTTGGTACTGTACCTGGAGCTGACGGCAAGTCCCTTGACAACTTTACTAAAGCCTTCAAGGAAAAGACTGGTCAAGAACTCGGCGCATTTGTTCCCCATTCCTATGATGCGGCGGCTTTAATTGCGATCGCGGCTGAGGCGGCTAAGGATGGCACTGGTGAAGGTATTAAGAGTAAAATCCGTGAAGTGGCTAATGCTCCTGGTCAGGAAGTTAGTGATGTTTGCGAAGCCATCAAGCTAGTCAAAGATGGCAAAGACATTGACTATCAAGGTGCAAGTGGCAATGTCGATCTCGATGAATATGGCGATGTCAAAGGTAGTTATGACGTATGGGAAGTGCAACCCGACGGCAAAATTAAAGTAATTGATCGCGTTTCCCCATAATTAATTGTTTAACCCACTTTAAGTGGGTTAAACAATTAATTAATTAAAATCTGCTACTCTTTGTTGTAAAAATTTAGGCATACCTCATATAGAGACTCAACGTCTATGGCGATCGAACTCAAAGCTGCTCCTCCGCAAGAAGTTTCCATCTACATGCCCTATTACCGAGAGCCCAATAAGCGCCAAGCTCTCCCCTATGCGATTTCTTTATATAGACAGGGTGAAATTACAGGCGAACGTCATGTTGAGGGTAGCACTGCAATTTCTTTTATGGCTGTGTGGCGAGTGGCAAACCTACCCGCAGATATCACAATATGTCGAGTTACCTTTGAAGGTGATGCTGACATGAGCTATGAAATAATCTTAGAAAATACAGAATTTGTTGGCTATTTAATTGATGTTGTTTCTAGTATTAGTGATAAAGGCTATGTTGATTTTCCCCAAATCTTCTATAGCAAGCTGTTTCGGATTAAATTATCTGGAGCTGAAGGCTAATTTATGGAGCAATTAAATTTTGCCAATAAATTTTGCCAATTTTAAAATAAATGGCAGATCAAAAATTATCAATTAATGTATAATCCTAAGCTCAAATATTGCCAAAAAAAACAAATTCAGCTACAGTCCTGATGCAGCTTTTCCAAAGGCAAAATAACAGTCAATTTTAAGGGGACTACATTGTGACATATGCCGCCCAACGCCTTGAGCAACCTGAGCGCCAGCCTGAAACTGTCGCTAAAAAAGTCGATCCAATGATTGTCAGAGCCGCTAAACAAATTTATCGCTATTATGCTGATTCCTATGCTGCCCAACTGCCGCGACCTATGGGAATTGCTATTAACCGCATAGATATGAGTGGCAAACTCATTTATTCACAATTAATTTTGCTACCACAGGAAAGTTTTGTGCCGATGGAGTTAATTGAGCTATCTGATTATCATTAAAAATTACTTAAAGATTACTTAAATTCGTCCAATTATATTTAATTGGTAGAAAATTAATTTATAAGGTTTTGACTATAAGTTTTGTATTGTGAGCAATTGCACTACTAGGCGATTAAAAGAAAATTAATCCTATGGCTTAGTCTGTGCAACTGGCTTAAGATTTAGCTTTCTTCATATATCGGTTATTAATTATGACATATGCCAATTCTTCCGTAACGGTTACAGCAAATGCGAGTACCTCTGTGCGTTTTCAGAGCAAACTTAAGGATTCAAAAAACTTTGGCGATGCTTTGATGGAAGTGTTCTCAGATTTGGTGAAATTAGAAATTGTAACTTGGGTTGCCCATGAAGGAGATACAACCCATACCCCTGGTAATCGTTTAAAAACAGCAATTAATTTGATTGATGGTGACATTGAGAATGAAATTGGTGCAGATTTTTTGCAGGGTTCTCCCTATGCTGAGCTACGTGAATTTCATGAAACCCAAGTCGAGAAAGGCGCGGAGACGATCGCCAATAACCTCAAGACTTTAGTAGAGATTGGTCATCAGGTGACAGAGCTATTGACAAGTGAACATGAGTCTGAGCCTGAGACCAGTTTGAGTAGCGATCGCTTACCTAGCTACGTCTAGTTTGGCGCTTAGGAGCGCTTAGGAATCTGTATGCAAGTTGATAGGGCGATAAGCAATTCCAAAAATGATGAAGATGCTGTAAATCAGATCAAGTCTAGGCGAGACAAATCTGCGAATAGTTCTGCATCGAATTTAGCAGTCAATCAAGACAATAAAGCTGCATCATCCAAAGACGGTAAGGGACAAAGTACATCCCTTAACAACTTTCGTGAAACTCTTAAGGATGTTTTAGAGGAGATTACTTCCTTAGAAGTCAATACAATAATCGTTGGTAAGATCCCAATGACTAAGTTTGATGCGAAAGATTTTTATCGAGAACTAAATCACAATATCAAGTACAAAACTGAAGCAGGGCTACAGGATGTTAAAGAGTCTCTGCTTGAGCGAAGTTCCCAACTAAAGCAAAAGGGTTTTGCCTTACCACAGCAAACATCAACTCCTTTGCTGCCTAAGGAAACAGCCATGATTGATAAGTACCGAGCTGAATTAACTCGCTATAATGATGATTTAGAGATTTACAGGGAAGCTGAACGGATTTTTCAAGATCACCAGAATACTCTCGATCCCGCCGAAAAAGAAAAATTTGACTTAGAGCAAAGTTGTTTCTCTAATTTAGCTAGACAGTTGATGAAGTTAAATATTAAAACAGATGCTAATGGTGAAGTAATTGTTGATGCGCCAATGATTCGCTATTTCAGAAAATTGTGGGAATTTGAACAATCGGTGTTAAATGGTGATCGCATTTATGCTCAGACAAAGTTTCATCTTGACGGAGATTTAACTAATCGCTTTGTTGAAGACTTATTCACACCCAGCAAGGGCAGGTTCGATCCCAAAATGACGCAGCTTATTTTTGATTTACATCGCCAAGGTGTAGAAAATGCTCAAAAACAATGGTCAGGGTTGATTGAGACCTGTGTAAATCTCGTAAAGAGTTTGATGCCATTTCGGGCTAAATAGGATTGAGTGAACAAGATACGCTCAATCGAAGAAAATCCTATCGATAATGTGGAGTTACGGTGGCTGCGCCTGAGTGGTTGGCTATTGTCCAAGAAGAGATTATTGTGCGTCTTAACCCCGAAGTTTTATCTCAAATTGAGGAGGGGGCTTTAGGGTTTAGTGATCGCCATAATCGAGATAGGTATATTATCTATAAACTCAATAATCAGGAATTATTGCAAGTCTTAGCTTCTAGTGTGGGCATGACACCTTCAAGTCAAGGGGCAATTACCATTTGGACTTATTACAATGATTTACCTCACAAGCCTAGGAATGAAGGTCAGGAGCAATTAGATCAAGTATTAGATGCAAAGCCATCGCCAATATTAAGGACATTAATGAATGTCGATGGTGATTTCAGTCAAAAGGTTTGTCAAGATATTTTGCAGCACCCTCTCAGCGATCGCATTTTACAAGCCCACAGTTTTATCGTTGGACAAATTTCTCGCCAATTAATTACGGCGATCGAGAATTACGTCGAAGCAAAATTACGCCCCTTTGCGATCGCGATGATCTCAATGACGGCAGTATTTGCATGGTGTGAACCCATACGTCAACATTTACATTTGCCAGATGTTCTGAGTGATTGTTGGAGCATGATCATCGCGGCTCCGCTTGCAGTTTTAATCATTTGGTGGCTGATTTCTAAGTTGCCATTTCAATTACCTGATTTGCCTAAGTCGGTGCTAGATATCAGTAACCGACTAGTGATGATTTTAGATAGTCGTGCTCTCCAAATTGTGGCGCTCATAGTTGTTAACACTTTATTTTCTAGTTGGCTAGCAGTGAAGTTCATCTTGCCGCACAATGCCATACTCAATAGCATCATTCAGAGCATCCAAAATTTTGCAGAGCCATATTTACCCTTTGCAATCATCAGTTTACGCAAATTAATTGTGAGCGTCCTTGGCAAAATTTTCTTCCGTTATTCTTTTTTCATAAAATTGGTTTTTGGGCGTTTTCTCAAATAAATACCATTTGTTGCCATGACTTCGGTATGGTAACAAACCTAAGTAACTTGCTTGCGTGAAAGCGCTATATCAAAATCATATTAAATAATGATGTAATAGAGACAGATGTAAATCTCTATTACATCACCCTAAATCGATAAAACAAGTTGAGATTTGGCGATCGCAAGCTGCGGCAACTCTTGCCTTTCTGGTTCCCAAAATTACTGGTAATGCTCCAACGGCGAATGATGGACTAGTCGATGATTTGGTGAGAGCGCTGAATAATTTACCAGCTCGTCCCGAAGCACGACAGCCCTATGCAGGGATTTTTCCTGCGGCAGATCTTTTGACTTGGCGCAATCGAGCCGCAGTGACTCTGCAAACTTTAGTGCCAAAAATTCAGAATGTTGAAGGTAGCATCTATGATGGCGCGATCGATGACTTAATTCGGTTTATTCGTCAATTACCACCACGTCCTACAGGTCGTGCCCCCTACTTAGGACTATTCGCACCCGCCGACCTTGCCACATGGCGCAAGCAAGCATCCCAAACATTAGTTGCCGCGATCGCCAAGATTACCGATCCCAAGTACATTGATGCTGATAATAAAATTGATGACTTAGTGCGAGCTATGAGTGGATTGCCACTGCGACCAGTTCTTCGCAAACCCTATGAAGGTCTTTATCCTGCGCCGAATCTAGTGGCATCTCGTCAACTAGTTGCCAAGCGTTTACAACAATTAATTGATGTTCTCAAAGATGATTTCAATCCCAAAGATGTCCTAGTCGATAGTACGATTCGAGCTTTAAATAATTTGCCCCCACGCCCGACTGATCAAGAACCCTACGCAGGTTTATATCCTAAAGCCGAAGTTAATAGTCCTGTAATTACCCTAGATCAATTAACCGCGATCGCTCCCTATTCCGATCCCACGCGTCTGACTCAATTGCTACCAAATCTAAATACAACCATGCAGCGCTATGGCATCACCACTCCATTACGCAAGGCACATTTCATTGCCCAGATCGCCCATGAAAGTGATGCCTTTAACACTAACGAAGAATATGCCTCTGGTGCAGACTATGAAGGACGCAGAGATCTTGGAAATACCAAAGCAGGTGATGGTGTGAGATTTAAAGGTCGTGGCTTAATTCATGTGACGGGGCGTTCTAACTATGCTGCCTGTGGTCAAGCGCTTGGTGTGGACTTGATCAATAATCCTCAACGTTTAGCCAATTTTGACCTCGCTTGTTTTAGTGCGGGGTGGTATTGGGATACGCGATCGCTCAATGACTATGCCGACAATGATGATGTCATCCAAATTACACGCATTATCAATGGTGGGCTTAATGGTTTAGGCGATCGCCAAGCCTATCTTGCCAGAGCCAAGCAAGTATTCAGGATTTAGAGTGGATGTAGAATGGATTGAATATTTACAGGTTTTGGCGAGGGCAAATCTATGACTCTGCAACCTTTAACCCCTGAAGCGGCGATTCCCGATGGGATGAGTACCGCCGCGTCAAATACACTTCCAGAAATCGACTATCCCGACAGTGATGGCAATCCCATGTCTGACAACACCGAACAATATCGCTGGATCGTAATTATTAAAGAAAATCTAGAGATCATGTTTGCCGATGATCCAAATGTGTTTATTGCAGGGGATTTGTTGTGGTATCCCGTAAGGTATACACAAAAAAGGTTTGCCCCAGATGTAATGGTGGCGATTGGTAGACCCAAGGGGCGGCGAGGCTCCTATAAGCAATGGTTAGAAGATAATATTGCTCCCCAAGTCGTATTTGAGATTTTATCGCCTAGCAATAAAGATCGCCGAGGGATGGATTCTCTTGAAGAAAAATTTGATTTTTATGAAACCTATGGCGTTAAAGAATATTACATTTACGATCCAGACGATCTGCTCTTAGAAGGTTGGCAAAGGGTGGGCGATCGCCTAGTCAAAATACCATCGATGATGGATTGGGTCAGCCCACTTTTGGGAATTAGATTTGATTGGGCAACAGGGCAAGAATTAGTGTTATCTCGCCCCGATGGTCAGAGATTTCTATCTTCTATAGAGCTAGATCACCGTTTACAGCAATCAAAAATTCAGGTTTGGCAAGAGCAACAACGCGCTGAGCAAGAACGCAAACGCGCCGAAATTCAGCGTCAACGCGCCGAACAAGAAAGCCAACGTGCTGAACAAGAAAGCCAACGTGCCGAACAAGAAAGCCAACGTGCTGAACAAGAAAGCCAACGTGCTAATCGCCTTGCTGCTCGTTTACGAGAATTAGGTATAGATCCAGACGATGTTTAAGCTTAATGGCAATCTGGGACTCTGTGGGGCGCATCGCACTGGTAAAACCACATTAGCGATCGCCCTAGCCGATCGCCTTAATATGCCCTTTGTGCGTACTACTACTAGTCAAGTTTTTGCTCAACTAGGTTTAGATCCTGCGGAGCCAATGGATTTTCAAACAAGGCTATTTGTACAAAATCATGTTCTAGATGCTGCTCAACAAGTCTGGCAAAATTCTGCAACACCTTTTATTAGCGATCGCACCCCCATCGATATGATCGCCTATACCCTCGGTGATATCCAAGGCAAAACCGAGGTGGACTTTGACTTGCTCAATCAATATATAGATCGTTGTTTTTCTAGTACTAATCAATTTTTTCAAAATCTAGCAATCATTCAACCTGGAATCCCCCTCATCTACGAGGAAGGCAAAGCTGCGCTAAACGCCGCCTATATCGAGCATATTAATATCTTAGTAATCGGACTCTGTAGCGATCGCCGTCTCGTCGCTAATGTATTTTGTAACGCCAGAGAAGCGATCGACCTCGAAATAAGAGTACTTAATATTTGGGAGCGCTGGAAATTACTAAAAATTGGGTAACTTGATCCTTAGAACAAGGGGGCAAAGTTTGCCGTAGGTAATGGAAAGTGTTATTCAATTCATAAAAGTAAGAGCCTTGCTAAGCAAGGCTCTTACTTTTGGACGTTGAGAGAGGGTTTGCGTAGCAAAACCTCTCTCAACGTCCGTTTTAAATTATCCCGAACTCGCGTTAAAAAACTTTGCAAAAAAATTTTTTCTCTGAGTGATAGCTTTTTATTTTTTTGAGGGTAAGTTAATTGCACAATCAAAAAGTTAACCTTACTGACTTACGGAACTGAAAAAGTATGAAATCTGAATTCAAGACCAAGCTCATTCAACACATCCTCAACAAAAAAGATTCTGAAAAAGGCTTCACTCTGATTGAACTTCTCGTTGTTATCATCATCATCGGTATTCTTGCAGCGATCGCCCTTCCTTCCTTCCTCAACCAAGCAGCTAAAGCTCGTCAATCAGAAGCTAAGACCTATGTTGGGTCTGCAAACCGTACTCAGCAAGCTTACTACCTAGAAAAGCAGCAGTTTGCTACAGACCTTCCTAGCTTAGCTCTAGGTATTCCTGCAACTACTGAGAACTACGATTATGCAACTACTGGTTCTACCAAAGGTGCAACTGGTACCACTGCCAACTCTCTTAGCCGTGCTATACCTAGAGCTACCAACTTGAAAGCCTATGCTGGTGCTGTTAATATAGCTACTCCAGCAGGTAGCAACGAAGCTACAACATTGTCAGCTGTCGCTGAAGGCACTCTAGCTCCAATTAATGGCGGTAATGCTGGTACTAACACTGGAGTAACGCAATATTTTAATCTTTCAACTAACGCTGCTCCAACAGTTGTTAGTGGTAACACTGGTTTCGTTGCTGTTAACTAGTCAATTTGGACTTGTTTCTTAGAATGTTTAGTAATTTGTTCTCTTTCAATAGACTTTTACTAATTGCATACAATATTAAATAGCAAGCAGAGGGTAGGTCATGAACCTGCCCTCTTTACCATTTGTAGTAAGGGACTTGCGATTAATTAAATTACCTATGGCTTCGACTGCGCTCAGCCAACGTTGACTGAGCGCAGTTGAAGCCATACAAAGGTTAAATAACTAACTGATGTTACGTGGAAGTTTCTAAGACCCTCACCCCCCTAGCCCCTCTCCCATTAAGGGAGAGGGGAACAAGAAATTAGTCTAGCTCCCCCTCTCCCTTGTTGGGAGAGGGGGCAGGGGGGTGAGGGTGATATTTGTTCCACGTAACATCAGTAACTAATATTTACAACTCATTTACTTAATTTTCATGATCGAGACTTCTTCTTCTTTAGACTTAATCAATCAATCTGAACTAACAAAGCAAGCTCACAATCATTATCTTGAAAGTCAATATGACTTAGCAGAGAAGCTATACCAAGATTCTCTCACCTCAGAAAATATAAGCAAAATAAGTTATTGGTATCTTGGGCTATCACAATTATTACAGGGTAAAGAAAGTGATGCTCAAATGACTTGGCTATTGGCTGTAGAAGATGAAGAAGTAGAACAAATTGATCAATATACAGAAGAACTGAGTCAAGTTTTGGATGCCGAAGCCAATAGATTTGCAGCGTTAGAATGCCATCAGGAGTCTCTAACTATTCGCAATAGTTTGCGAGAGATAAATCCCTACGATCTTGCAAATCTTGTTTCCATGATCTTAATCTCGATTAAACTTAAAACCTTTACTCCCGAAGAATTAATTAATATAGGTATTCTAGATTTACTTGACTCAGATGAGTTTACCCCTATCACATCAGAACTTCTTCTAGATCTGATACGAGAAGTACTCACTTTTAAAATACCTGAGCCAATCATTTTACAATTTGTGGAAAAAATCTGTCTTGCCCACATTCAGTATAAAGAAGAAATCATCGAATATTTGCTTAGGATTAGTGCTCATTTTGCAAATTATCCAAATGTTGCCGTAGACATTTTAGAAAATTGTTTATTACGCATCGATCCAAACAATGCAGAAGCAAAGCTCTACGCTATAGATTTTAACTATCAAGGTGACAATGAAAAAAGTATAGCAACTGCCAAAGAATTTTATGCTTTGATGCTCGAAAATAATGGGAAAGCTATTTATAAGGTTCTCGCTAATCAATGGCTAATTAAGGCTTTGATATACAATTGCAATCACTGGGAAGAAGCTGCTAAAGTGCATCAACAATGCGAACAACACTTTGCTGAACTTGTTAATGAAGGTTCTCAGAATTTATCTCTTAAAGAAGCTGCATATTATTTACAGGTCACAGGTTATTATTATCCTTATTTTAGTGATCATCCCAAAGAGGCTCATCGGATCAGGCAAGCAGTTAGGCAATTAGCCTATCAAAGAATCTATGCTGGTGAAAGAGAAAATATTGAGAATTACAAAAAGCGTCTGTCAATTAGGAAAAAAGTCTATATACCTAACCGCCCACTTAGGATTGGTTATATATCCTATTTTTTAAAGAGGCATTCTGTAGGATTCTTAGCAAGATGGTTAATTCAATATCATGATCGTGAGCGCTTTGAACTCTATGGATATTTGGGAAATTACCAAGAAAATGATGTTCTACAAGTATGGTTTGAGAAACAATTCCTGAAAACCTATCATGAAAAGTCCTACAACCCAGTAGATATCGCTAATCAAATTATTCAAGATAGTATTGATATTCTTATCGATTTAGACAGTTGCACACATGCCATGTCTTCTGGGGTTCTCGCTCTTAAGCCTGCGCCTATACAAGTAACTTGGCTAGGTTGGGATGCAGCAGGACAACCAACAGTTGACTATTTTATTGCTGATCCCTATGTCTTACCCGAATCAGCGCAAGACTACTATACTGAGAAAATCTGGCGATTGCCATATACCTATCTAGCTGTTGACGGGTTTGAGGTGTCAGCCCCAACTATCCGCCGAGACTTACTAAATATTCCTAAGGATGCAGTTGTCTATTACAGCTCACAAGCATCAATGAAACGGCATCCAGATACAATTCGCTTACAAATGCGGATTATTAAGCGAGTTGCCAATAGTTACTTATTACTTAAAGGATTTGGAGATAAAAGTTCTCTACAGGAATTTTTTTATCGTATCGCCGAACTAGAAGGTGTAAGTAAAGATCGATTAATATTCTTGCCCTATACCAATGGGGAAAGAGAACATCGTGCCAATATGGGCATAGCCGACATTGTTTTAGATACCTATCCCTACAATGGTGCAACACACACGATGGAAACTCTATGGATGGGTATTCCAATTGTAACAAGGGTTGGAGAGCAATTTGTAGCTCGCAATAGTTATACCATGATGATTAATGCGGGTATAACTGAAGGAATTGCTTGGACTGATGATGAATATGTAGATTGGGGAGTCAGACTAGGAACTGATACAGAACTTCGTCAGCAAGTTACATGGAAACTCCGACAAGGCCGCCAAACAGCACCTCTTTGGAATTCTAGACAGTTTACAAAGGATCTAGAAGAATCCTATGAGCAAATGTGGTTACATTATTTAGACTCAGACGATCAAACGGTAGATGTAGATCCAGAGCGAGATCGCGCTCTATTCATTGCAGAGTCAGAAATTCAAAATACTCAAGGCATTGTATTTGCTCAAAAAGATAAATTACCAGATGCAATTCTATCTTTCCAAAGAGCGATTTCATTAAATCCTGAACATGCTGATGCTTATTACAACTTAGGTATTGCTTTTAGTAATGTAGGAGATCTAGAGCAAGCAATAGTTAACTTTCAAACAACCATTGCTTTAAATCCTAATCATGCCAATGCTCTTTATAATTTAGGACTTACTTACAGTCGTCAAGGTAAATTAGCGGAAGCTATTGCTTACTTGTCCCAAGCTCTCACCTTGACACCTGAAGATATCGAGACACACCTTGCTTTGGGTAATGTTTTCTTTGAGCAAAATAAATTCTCTGAAGCACTTAAATGCTATCAGTCTGCACTAGAGATTGATCCTAATAGTTCATCAGCACTTTGCTCTATTGGCGCAACTTTAGATGAGCAAGGAAAGTACCAAGAAGCCATTACGACTTTACATGAAGCGATCGCGATCGATCCTGATAATGCTCAAGTTTATTGCAATCTCGGTCATGTCTTTAGCCAAACTAAGCAATTGCAAGAGGCTAGCGAATGCTATAGAAGAGCTTTACAAATAAAACCTGATTTTGGGGATGCCTTCTGGAATTTCAACAATGACGTTTTATCAAATTCAGAAAGTCCTTTACATCACAACTATAAATTGCGTCGAGAGATAGCTGATCAATTTGTTGAAGCCTGTCATAAAAATGATAAGGTGAGATCGTTAGTTAATTACATTATGAACTACACTCCATCAGGACTTGGTGATATTGCTAAAGTCAAGCTTTATGAGTTAGAAAATTATGTATTAGAACATAGAAATGTTTTAACAAAAATTGAGATTGAAGTTCTTTATAATAGTTTTCTATTTTTTATTTCAAGTATTAGAGATGATATTAGTCTTAATACAAATCTGTATAAATTTATTGGTAATTTGTATTCAGAAAAAATAATAGTCCAAACAAAGACTGATTATCAACCTGTTAACCAACAATCTCGCAATTATCAACCGAAGTTTTCCAGTCAGGAAAAATCTTCGCTCAAGATAGGATTTCTATCACCTCATTTTGCTAGACATCCAGTTGGCTGGTGTAGTTTGGACGTGATCCGCGAGTTATCTCATCTAACACCACATATTTATCTTTACAATACTGGCAAAATCGAACCTGATGATCGCACACAGATGTTTGAAAGGGTTGCTAAAAAGTATTACTGGTACGATAACCAAGATTTACATTTCCAGCCTAATAACACTTTTGCTTCGAGGTTTGAGAGAGTAGTAACCGATATTTTGCAGGATGAGCTAGATATCTTAATAGATTTAGACTCTGTAACGATTCCATTAAACACTCATATTTTATATCGTAAGCTTGCTCCAGTTTGTATTTCTTGGCTGGGATTTGACGCACCATTTGTCTCTTCTAATAACTATACTCTTTGCGATCATTACACACATCCTTCTACATCCGATCAATATTATTTAGAGAATCTTGTCAGACTGCCTGACTCACACATGGCGATCGCAGGATTTGAATATGT includes:
- a CDS encoding type IV pilin-like G/H family protein; this translates as MKSEFKTKLIQHILNKKDSEKGFTLIELLVVIIIIGILAAIALPSFLNQAAKARQSEAKTYVGSANRTQQAYYLEKQQFATDLPSLALGIPATTENYDYATTGSTKGATGTTANSLSRAIPRATNLKAYAGAVNIATPAGSNEATTLSAVAEGTLAPINGGNAGTNTGVTQYFNLSTNAAPTVVSGNTGFVAVN
- a CDS encoding ribonuclease III family protein; amino-acid sequence: MVTMNYDHVDKVAVIVSAKLMSSTIDPRRQRELVRLLAQMGLEQAKLEQVKPYGFDWLLIDRALVHPSFSTSYNNDQLEFVGDSVLRLSVSLFLQERYSDRSVGDLAALRSHLVSDKTLAEIASSYELQRYVVVSNAARNDSQALRSLLADALEALMASLYINTQDLAFIRKWLDPHMQKFAEALLAIPALGNYKVALQELTQGRWKRLPEYRNVPSDNNVFSVEVWFDERCWGKGQGKSIKAAQQEAAAIALHEIVKLET
- a CDS encoding Uma2 family endonuclease, which codes for MSTAASNTLPEIDYPDSDGNPMSDNTEQYRWIVIIKENLEIMFADDPNVFIAGDLLWYPVRYTQKRFAPDVMVAIGRPKGRRGSYKQWLEDNIAPQVVFEILSPSNKDRRGMDSLEEKFDFYETYGVKEYYIYDPDDLLLEGWQRVGDRLVKIPSMMDWVSPLLGIRFDWATGQELVLSRPDGQRFLSSIELDHRLQQSKIQVWQEQQRAEQERKRAEIQRQRAEQESQRAEQESQRAEQESQRAEQESQRANRLAARLRELGIDPDDV
- a CDS encoding glycoside hydrolase family 19 protein yields the protein MRALNNLPARPEARQPYAGIFPAADLLTWRNRAAVTLQTLVPKIQNVEGSIYDGAIDDLIRFIRQLPPRPTGRAPYLGLFAPADLATWRKQASQTLVAAIAKITDPKYIDADNKIDDLVRAMSGLPLRPVLRKPYEGLYPAPNLVASRQLVAKRLQQLIDVLKDDFNPKDVLVDSTIRALNNLPPRPTDQEPYAGLYPKAEVNSPVITLDQLTAIAPYSDPTRLTQLLPNLNTTMQRYGITTPLRKAHFIAQIAHESDAFNTNEEYASGADYEGRRDLGNTKAGDGVRFKGRGLIHVTGRSNYAACGQALGVDLINNPQRLANFDLACFSAGWYWDTRSLNDYADNDDVIQITRIINGGLNGLGDRQAYLARAKQVFRI
- a CDS encoding ABC transporter substrate-binding protein — its product is MTKRFFSLLCMALLATVTMIWIVACQPSTPPTTNSNSPTTNSTATTTTGSGGGGVKDNLRLGALLPATGDLSSIGAPMIKSIDFLVDTVNKCGGVLGKPITYFKEDDRTDPPAGAEATTKLVKVDNVGGIVGAFASSVSTAALAIAVPNKVVMVSPGSTSPVFTERAKKGEFNSYWYRTAPPDTYQAVALANLAYKKGARKVATLVINNDYGVGFEKSFVAAFEKIGGTIVNKNKPTRYDPKATTFEAEAKSAFGSKPDAVAAILYPDSGGAVIKAAFEQGLTKDVKILLTDGVKTEDFPKLIGNTPEGKLILAGALGTVPGADGKSLDNFTKAFKEKTGQELGAFVPHSYDAAALIAIAAEAAKDGTGEGIKSKIREVANAPGQEVSDVCEAIKLVKDGKDIDYQGASGNVDLDEYGDVKGSYDVWEVQPDGKIKVIDRVSP
- the ebsA gene encoding type IV pilus biogenesis protein EbsA, which codes for MAIELKAAPPQEVSIYMPYYREPNKRQALPYAISLYRQGEITGERHVEGSTAISFMAVWRVANLPADITICRVTFEGDADMSYEIILENTEFVGYLIDVVSSISDKGYVDFPQIFYSKLFRIKLSGAEG
- a CDS encoding AAA family ATPase, which produces MFKLNGNLGLCGAHRTGKTTLAIALADRLNMPFVRTTTSQVFAQLGLDPAEPMDFQTRLFVQNHVLDAAQQVWQNSATPFISDRTPIDMIAYTLGDIQGKTEVDFDLLNQYIDRCFSSTNQFFQNLAIIQPGIPLIYEEGKAALNAAYIEHINILVIGLCSDRRLVANVFCNAREAIDLEIRVLNIWERWKLLKIG